Below is a window of Anas platyrhynchos isolate ZD024472 breed Pekin duck chromosome 21, IASCAAS_PekinDuck_T2T, whole genome shotgun sequence DNA.
TTGTCCCACCTGCTCCAAGGATTCATGGGCCAGCTCAGAAACAGCCAGGCCcagctgcacaacagcagctcctATTGCTAACAAAAGCCCAGTGTTGTGAGGGAAGGTGTGATGAGGAGAAAGCCTGCAGAGAGCTAAGGGAGGCACACCTTGGGTGCCCTACCAGCAATGGTAGCCTCACAAACATGCACTCATAACACAGATGGTGTGTTGGCTAGCTGTCAGAAGCCCACCCAGCCAACCtgtcactccccctcctcagaaacACATGGAGAACACaaggtgaaaaaaatcacaggtcAAGATAAAGACAAAGAGATAAATGCCAGTTAACCTGACACACAACACAGCCTTAACCTGGGGAAAACTGACTTAAATTTATTGTCAATTAAAACAGCTTTGGATGGTGACAAACAAAGACAACCATTAAAACACTTTCCCCTTTGTCTTTTACCTGGGTACAAGTtcagtcatagaatcacagaatggtttgggctggaagggaccccaaatcccatcTAGTTCTAACTCCCTGCCATAgtgatgccacccactagatcaggttgcacagggcctcatccaacctggccttgaactcttccagggatggggcatccacatctttgggcagcctgtgccagggcctcaccaccctctgagcgaagaatttccttctaacctcTAGTCTAAATCTCACCTtttttagcttaaaaccattcccccttgtcctaacATTATCTACATTAGTAGAGTCTGTCTCCATCCTTTTTTATAAGAACCCTTCAAGTATGAATGGCCGAAACGaagtctccccggagccttctcctctccaggctgaacaaccccagttctcagcctttctccataggagagatgctctaaccctctgatcatctttgtagcccacCTCTGGACTCGCTGTAACTGATCAATGAATCTCTTTGGCACTCTTTGGATCACTATGGTCTTCTTTGGCCCTCTGTTACCCTCAAAGACTCTCCAGGACACAAGGACATTTAATGATTCTTGGACTTTCTAAGACACTCTATGAAAATCACTCTGTGATGCTCTAGGTTGCTCTGTGACACTTGATAACTCTTGAGGATGCTCAGTGACATGCCATGGTTCTCTGTGGCTCTCTGTGACAGTTTAAGAATCCCAAGGACACCGTAGAAGGCTCTGTGACACTGACACGGTGACTTCTTTTACTGTGTGACACTATTATCTTCTATCACACTGTGATGCGCTGTGAAAAATCTCTGACACTATGACACTATGAAACTTTGAATCCAAGAATCTTTGGCAGTATTCCTGTGAGACTCTGTGACATTCTATAACTTATGTGTCTGTGACGCTCGATAACTCTGTCACTCTGAGACACTTGAGGACACTGTGAGTCTCTACGACACATTGAGACTCTGACTGTGGTAGTCTGCGTCTATTACAATCGCTGACACTCTGCAATGGTTTGCCACTTTATCACACTGTGACTGACACACTAAGACACACTAAGACATATATGATTGACTCTCTGACATAAGAACCTATGACAACCCATATCATTGTGACACTCTATGTCTCTTTTTGGGCTCTCCAAGGCTTTCTATGACAATCTTCACAACTTTATGGCACTGTGACACTATGGGATGCTAATGAAACTCTGTGATACTGGCATTCTGTGGTTCCCTTTGACTCTTAATTAACCCCAAAGGTtaatttcctgctttcttccaCCAGACTAGCAGTTGCTGCTACAGCTTTAATGCATTCAGGCTATCCTCTGGAAACTGGGCCCAGCAGTTTAAACAAATAAGCCCCTGGTTGCTGCTTATCCCCCAGTCCTGGGTCAGTACTCCCAGTGCTGCTCCCCTATCCACAGTAGTGAAGAGATAAAAGGCTTCTTTAATGTGGGAACAGCTAAGATTGGTGCTCTCATTAAGCTCTGCTTCAATTTTTCTGTtaactccttttccttttctgtccatTCATGTATATAAGGCTCCCCCCCTAATAATTTAAGATACAGcccttttgttttctgagcatATGCTTCTATCCATAATCGACAATACTGCATTAACCCCCCAAAACTTTCTTAGTTCTTTCTTAGTTTTACAGTAGGGGTAGCTCAACAATTTCCTGAAACctctctggatttattcttCGTTTTTCCTCAGACACTTAGAAGCTGTAAATACTTGTCTTCTTTTTCTACatattgtgatttatttttcaatactttcAAACTCTGTTTTCCCAGAAAGTGTAATGTTTTGTTATTGGCTTCTTTCACAACTGTTTTGTCCTGTTCTGACGATAAAAGCTCACCTGCATATTGTAACATATACACCCCCTCCAGAGGCTggaattgctccaaaatctgttCAGTGACTCTGTAAACCCTGGAGGTAAAACTGTCCATTGTATTGTTGCCTCCACCCCGTTTCAGTCTttccattcaaaggcaaatataGCTTTTCTCTCAGGGTCTGAGCGCACCCcgttaataacactgttattccagtctaaaaacttactatttgaatgcccaatctCGtaatcaaatcccttcccaacaagttagtccctgccttgggtacatacaataataaTGCCCTGTGATTGTTTAATCCCCTAGTCTCAGCATGGTGTCCCCCCAAAATagcactgttattccagtcccTGCTACCCCCATCACCTTTAgagtttcattagttaatttaagcCCTGATACTTTATGGGCCAGTGATGACCCAGCTACCCcaggtttatgtggcaagggcCACAAGGGTGCCGCTATGTTGCTGGGCCACCAGGTGCAGGGTGGGTGTCAGGAAAAGGGTTTGGTGTTGGGCTGAAGGGGCTATGTGGGCTGATCCAGCTCTGATGGCTGCTACCTGTCCCTGTGTCACGgctccccagctcctccatCTCTGTGACACTGTGCAATGGAGCCATCCTGGGACACAACCATGGCAGGTGTCAATGTCACAGGGCAGTCATGCTGCTGTACACATCTGGGAACATCAGTGTCCAGCAGAGAGCCCAGCTGGCTGTGAATGTGGCAATATGTTCACTATCATCCAGGTATCCCAAGAAGATGGGGGTGCCTATGCCTGCTGGGAATAAATCTGACCCCAGCAGGTTGGAACCAggaggtgtttttggtttgttttctctttcttacttCCCTTGCTTGTTagcaataggcaataaatttctTTAATCTCCCTCTaatgagtctgttttgcccgtgattataattgttgagtgatctccccatccttatctcaacccttgagtctttgtcattgtattttcatcccattttcctttgaGGAATGAGAgaacagttgtggtggagctcagctgcccacctgagtaaaaccaccacatccaGAGCATTCAGTTTTACTTCTGGAGAGACTGGGAGCTGGTAGGGGTTGTAGAGCCAGGAGGCAGTGTGGCCACCTTTGTGCCAGTCCACGTGATAAGGCAGCATAGAGGCACCTACCATCCCTGGCAAAGTCATACACCTCGGCACAGTCCAGCAGCATATGGCTGAGGGACAGCTCCACGTTCCTGGCATCTTCCTCGTCCTCAGTGCCAGGACACACTGGGTTGGATGGCAGGTCAGAAATTGTGAGTAGGAGGATTTCCCAGCAAGCAGGGGCATGGGAAGTGGAGGTAGATAGGAGCCCTTGGGGGTTCCCTTTGTTCCTTGTCATTTTTTTATCCCTCTTTAGCACAGGAGTTCCCCAGCACGTCCCAGTGTCCACATCTGTTTGCCCTGGGAGCCCCTTGTATATCCATTTTGTCCTCTTTGGTTCCCTGTTGCCTCCCTGGGAGTCCTTTGCTCTGGGAACTCCCTGGCTCCTCCCAGAGGCCCCCCTTTTTTCACTGGGACCCCAGTGCCAGTGCCTCCGTGCCCTTTAGCTTACACCCAGTACACATGGCTCTGGGAGATGAGGTCCTGATCATGCTGGGGCTGATTGTGACTGAGGCCATGCAAGGCCACAGGCACACCCCAGGacagctgcccccaccccgGGGTGGGACACACTCCCCCTGAACCTCAAGGAGAGGCCACCTGGGGTGGAGGGGCCAGCGTGCACCCAGCACAGAGAGACCCCTTTAACTGGTGTCCTCCCAGCTAGGGCCAGTAACACTAGGATTGATACTAGGATTTTCCTTCAGGTTCTTTATGTTGAAGAAATAAATCAGCCCCTCCCCATTCCGCTGCCTCCCGTGGGATGGGCAGGGACCAGGGTGCCCCAATggcaggaggtgggggagtCCTGGGATGTGTCTTAATAAGCAGTCTCCAGCTGTGCTGACTTCAATTGCTCacattcatttattattttaaaacactgacAAAACACATCACATCACgatctatatatataaatttatttttatatagttataaatttatatatataagacCTTTAAACTTCTGTGTACTCAGGACACAAAGTTTGGGATAGCTTCACTGGCTACAACGAAAGTATTTTTGttatgaaaacacaaaaagggGAGGTGCAAATatcaaaaatgctgaaaaataaaaacgaGTGCAAAATGAATGAAAGTGCAAAAAGGCTTCATCGTAGTCACGCTCTTTCCAAAACATACccctctttttctcctcccaagAAGGAAGGGGTGGATCGGAGggacagagctgtgctgcagcgcTTGGCTATTTCCCTCTCCTGTGCACCAAGGGGTCACCACAAAGAGGGTGAGGACTCAGgaacagaagaacagaagagCAGAAGCATACAAGTTGTGTTTCTCTCAAGgctccctcctcttctccaacTCCTTTCATTCCACTCGAGTCCCCTGACTGCCtctgcaggaggcagctgtCCCAAGCCATACAAACTTGGTCTCTGGCAAGACAGAAAGCTGCCACCCTCCTTGCTGAGCTTCAGGCTGGCTGCTCTCAGAAATGGAGACCTCAGCCTCGCACCATCATGCTGCATGTTTCCACAAGGAAAATCCCTTCTCAAGAGGATCCAACCATCCCCACCCACCCAGAGCCACTTGTGGAACAGCCACCCCAGAAGATGCCTTGTGCCTGAGGCCAGTGTTTGGTGGGACATCCCACATGGCTCCAGCAGGAACAGGAATGATGGGAGCACAGGCATGGGGAGCCTCATGAATAGATTTGACTTCAAAAACCCTTCATTGATTT
It encodes the following:
- the LOC110351747 gene encoding LOW QUALITY PROTEIN: uncharacterized protein (The sequence of the model RefSeq protein was modified relative to this genomic sequence to represent the inferred CDS: inserted 2 bases in 1 codon; deleted 2 bases in 1 codon), yielding PVPVSRLPSSSISVTLCNGAILGHNHGRCQCHRAVMLLYTSGNISVQQRAQLAVNVAMFTIIQVSQEDGGAYACXGNKSDPSRNHHIQSIQFYFWRDWELVGVVEPGGSVATFVPVHVIRQHRGTYHPWQSHTPRHSPAAYGALGGSLCSLSFFYPSLAQEFPSTSQCPHLFALGAPCISILSSLVPCCLPGSPLLWELPGSSQRPPFFHWDPSASASVPFSLHPVHMALGDEVLIMLGLIVTEAMQGHRHTPGQLPPPRGGTHSP